The Allofrancisella frigidaquae genome has a segment encoding these proteins:
- a CDS encoding LITAF-like zinc ribbon domain-containing protein, which translates to MSLKSRAISFFILILTASSIVTLFIKLMGLSFTKENLGNLLTAVSITSGFNLRAVMNISSSKNLKNQPGFKTLEFFITISNLATYITFLSYIGLTLASDRVFKIVSTNTYASFLLCFFTILSIAFIPFLIIIIKDY; encoded by the coding sequence ATGAGCTTAAAATCTAGAGCAATATCATTTTTCATACTCATTTTGACAGCATCTTCTATAGTAACCTTATTTATTAAACTTATGGGGCTAAGCTTTACAAAAGAAAATTTAGGCAATTTACTCACAGCAGTATCAATTACTTCTGGATTCAATCTACGCGCTGTTATGAATATAAGCTCGTCAAAAAACTTAAAAAATCAACCAGGTTTTAAAACATTAGAGTTTTTCATAACAATATCTAACCTAGCAACGTACATAACGTTCTTATCATATATAGGATTAACATTAGCTAGTGACAGGGTATTTAAGATCGTATCAACAAACACTTATGCTTCTTTTTTATTATGTTTTTTTACTATACTGAGTATTGCATTTATACCTTTTTTGATAATTATAATTAAAGATTATTAA
- the thrS gene encoding threonine--tRNA ligase, with translation MIKITFPDNSIREFEKGVNSLQIAKSISPSLAKVTVAAYVDEQLRDAKDGITTDSKVKLVTLTDTQGLEILRHSCAHLLAHAVKQLYPETQVTIGPVVENGFYYDFSFKESLGESDLEKIENKMKELVKRSIPIDYRVVSKQEAIDFFNSQNESYKVEIINNITDENLKIYTQGDFSDLCRGPHIPNTSMLKAFKLTKIAGAYWRGDANNEMLTRIYGTCWATKEELDQYLHMLEEAEKRDHRKIGKALDLFHFQEESPGIAFWHDNGVRIWREVEDYMRKSNNKYGCKEIRTPLIADFSLWEKSGHASKYAENMFATKSENKDFAIRPMNCPMCVQVYNTKLHSYRDLPVRMAEFGVVHRNEPSGSLHGLLRVRSFTQDDGHVFCTAEQVESEVSLMVKQCFEVYKDFGFEDFEVKIALRPDNRIGSDEIWDKSEQILKNALQRNDVKYTLLPGEGAFYGPKIEFHLKDAIGRSWQCGTIQVDFSMPQRLGSTYIDNNGDKQTPIMLHRAIVGSLERFIGMLIEHYAGNLPLWLAPTQVVVMGISNQQDEYCSRVFEALEKRGFRVKIDLRNEKIGFKIREHTLLRVPYLVVLGKNELEQNIVTVRKHNGETLGQMSIEDFCVFLKEQVEIKNNFLGGK, from the coding sequence ATGATAAAAATTACATTTCCTGATAACTCGATTAGAGAATTTGAAAAAGGAGTTAATTCATTACAAATAGCTAAATCTATATCCCCAAGTTTAGCAAAAGTCACAGTTGCTGCTTATGTTGATGAGCAGTTAAGAGATGCTAAGGATGGTATAACTACAGATAGTAAAGTAAAGCTTGTTACTCTAACAGACACTCAAGGGTTGGAGATATTACGCCACTCTTGTGCTCATTTGCTAGCTCATGCTGTTAAACAACTATATCCTGAAACGCAGGTAACTATAGGTCCAGTAGTAGAGAACGGTTTTTATTACGACTTTTCTTTCAAAGAATCCCTTGGTGAGTCTGATCTTGAAAAAATAGAAAACAAAATGAAAGAGCTTGTTAAGAGATCTATACCAATTGATTATAGAGTAGTTTCAAAACAAGAAGCTATAGATTTTTTCAATTCACAAAATGAAAGTTATAAGGTTGAGATAATTAATAACATTACTGATGAGAATTTAAAAATTTATACTCAAGGTGATTTTAGTGATTTATGTAGGGGCCCACATATCCCAAATACTTCTATGCTAAAAGCTTTTAAATTAACTAAAATAGCAGGAGCATATTGGCGTGGTGACGCTAATAATGAAATGCTAACAAGAATTTATGGTACATGTTGGGCAACTAAAGAAGAGCTAGACCAATATTTACATATGCTTGAAGAAGCAGAAAAGCGTGATCATCGTAAAATTGGTAAAGCTTTAGATTTGTTTCACTTTCAAGAAGAGTCTCCAGGGATTGCTTTCTGGCATGATAATGGTGTTAGGATTTGGCGTGAAGTAGAAGACTATATGAGAAAATCTAACAACAAATATGGTTGTAAAGAGATACGTACACCGTTGATAGCTGATTTTAGTTTATGGGAAAAATCGGGGCACGCTTCTAAATATGCTGAAAACATGTTTGCAACAAAATCAGAGAATAAAGATTTTGCAATTAGACCTATGAACTGTCCTATGTGCGTGCAAGTTTATAATACCAAGTTACACAGCTATAGGGATTTACCTGTAAGAATGGCAGAGTTTGGTGTGGTACATAGAAATGAGCCATCTGGATCTTTACATGGGCTACTTAGAGTCAGAAGTTTTACTCAAGATGATGGACATGTTTTTTGTACAGCTGAACAGGTTGAAAGCGAAGTTAGCTTAATGGTAAAACAATGCTTTGAAGTTTATAAAGATTTTGGTTTTGAAGATTTTGAAGTAAAAATAGCTTTAAGACCTGATAATAGAATCGGTAGTGATGAAATTTGGGATAAATCCGAGCAGATTCTAAAAAATGCTTTACAAAGAAATGATGTCAAGTATACATTATTGCCAGGCGAAGGGGCTTTTTATGGACCTAAAATAGAGTTTCATTTAAAAGATGCTATTGGTAGAAGTTGGCAGTGTGGAACGATACAAGTGGATTTCTCAATGCCGCAAAGATTGGGGTCAACCTATATTGATAACAATGGTGATAAACAGACTCCGATAATGTTACATAGGGCAATCGTTGGCTCTCTAGAAAGGTTTATAGGTATGTTAATAGAGCATTATGCTGGTAATTTACCGTTATGGTTAGCACCAACTCAGGTTGTCGTGATGGGAATTAGTAATCAGCAAGATGAATATTGTAGTCGTGTATTTGAAGCCCTTGAAAAAAGAGGCTTTAGGGTGAAAATAGACTTGAGAAATGAGAAAATAGGGTTTAAAATACGTGAGCATACTCTGTTGCGTGTTCCTTACCTAGTAGTTCTTGGTAAAAACGAATTAGAGCAAAATATTGTAACTGTGAGAAAACATAATGGTGAAACTCTAGGACAAATGTCAATAGAGGATTTTTGTGTTTTCTTGAAAGAACAGGTAGAAATAAAAAATAATTTTCTTGGAGGAAAATAG
- the infC gene encoding translation initiation factor IF-3, which translates to MKAEKKAPINEQIKAKEVRLIGVDGQQIGVVSINEALALAEAASVDLVEMVANAKPPVCRLMDYGKYLFEQSKKKAQAKKNQKQMQIKEIKLRPVTDVGDYQVKLRNLIKFLEKGDKVKVTLRFRGREMSHKELGIEMLNRMANDAAEHSVVEHQPKVEGRQMIMVLGPKKKQM; encoded by the coding sequence ATTAAAGCGGAAAAAAAAGCACCTATAAATGAGCAAATAAAAGCTAAAGAAGTGCGTTTAATAGGAGTTGATGGTCAGCAAATTGGAGTTGTATCTATCAATGAAGCTTTAGCATTAGCTGAAGCGGCTAGTGTTGATTTGGTTGAAATGGTAGCAAATGCTAAGCCACCAGTCTGTCGTTTGATGGACTATGGTAAGTACTTATTTGAACAGAGTAAGAAAAAAGCACAAGCTAAAAAGAACCAAAAGCAGATGCAGATCAAAGAAATAAAACTTAGACCTGTAACTGATGTAGGAGACTATCAGGTAAAACTACGCAACCTGATTAAGTTTCTAGAAAAAGGCGATAAAGTAAAAGTTACGCTTAGGTTTAGAGGTAGAGAAATGTCCCATAAAGAGTTAGGTATTGAAATGCTTAACCGTATGGCAAATGATGCAGCTGAACATAGTGTAGTGGAACACCAACCTAAAGTGGAAGGTCGCCAGATGATAATGGTTTTAGGACCAAAGAAAAAACAAATGTAA
- the rpmI gene encoding 50S ribosomal protein L35 yields MPKLKTKSGAAKRFKKTGKGGFKHRCANRAHINTKMTTKRKRHLRGMNQVAKVDTASLVQQMPYA; encoded by the coding sequence ATGCCAAAGTTAAAAACAAAAAGTGGTGCGGCTAAACGCTTTAAAAAGACAGGTAAAGGTGGTTTTAAACACCGTTGTGCAAATCGTGCTCATATCAACACTAAGATGACGACTAAAAGAAAACGTCATTTAAGAGGTATGAATCAAGTAGCTAAAGTTGATACTGCTAGTTTAGTTCAACAAATGCCTTACGCGTAG
- the rplT gene encoding 50S ribosomal protein L20 gives MSRVKRGVTARARHKKVLKQAKGYYGARSRVYRVAKQAVIKAGQYAYRDRKVKKRTFRSLWIVRINAAARQYDMSYSQLINGLNKAGVELDRKALAELAVYNKDAFAIVVEKAKAALA, from the coding sequence ATGTCAAGAGTAAAAAGAGGCGTAACAGCACGTGCACGTCATAAGAAAGTTTTAAAGCAAGCAAAAGGTTACTATGGTGCTCGCTCAAGAGTATATAGAGTAGCTAAACAAGCTGTAATTAAAGCGGGTCAATATGCTTATAGAGATCGTAAAGTTAAGAAAAGAACATTTAGATCTTTATGGATTGTTCGTATTAATGCTGCGGCAAGACAGTATGATATGAGCTATAGCCAATTAATTAATGGCTTGAATAAAGCTGGTGTTGAGTTGGATAGAAAAGCTTTAGCTGAACTAGCAGTATATAACAAAGATGCTTTTGCTATTGTAGTTGAAAAAGCAAAAGCTGCGTTAGCTTAG
- a CDS encoding TVP38/TMEM64 family protein: MFLVGGLVLFFLFNGSKYSSFNELVGIYKNFKSYVDLHFTKAIFMFGCIYVLTVFFSIPIKPALKMLAGLFFGLFFGFCVSIVSATTGGMLAFMFIKYNWGEVSNSSKYKLMSRFKDMVESHPIMVLFLARLLPIPFFVPNILAGILKVKNSIFFFTTLLGIVPITFIYVWIGTNFSQKLTNNESFLDKELVLALSILAVLTVVPFIVKKIVRK, encoded by the coding sequence CTGTTTCTTGTAGGAGGGTTAGTTTTATTTTTTTTATTTAATGGGTCTAAATATTCTTCTTTCAATGAGCTTGTAGGTATATATAAAAATTTTAAGAGTTATGTAGATCTTCACTTTACAAAAGCTATTTTCATGTTTGGATGTATTTATGTATTAACAGTTTTTTTCTCTATACCAATAAAACCAGCTTTGAAAATGTTAGCAGGTTTGTTTTTTGGCTTGTTTTTTGGTTTTTGTGTATCTATAGTATCTGCCACAACTGGTGGTATGTTAGCTTTTATGTTTATAAAATATAATTGGGGAGAAGTCTCTAACAGTTCTAAATATAAACTAATGTCTAGATTTAAGGATATGGTGGAGAGCCATCCTATTATGGTATTATTTTTAGCAAGATTGTTACCTATACCGTTTTTCGTGCCAAATATTTTAGCTGGGATTTTAAAAGTTAAAAATAGTATTTTCTTTTTTACTACTTTGCTAGGTATTGTTCCAATTACATTTATATATGTATGGATTGGTACCAATTTTAGCCAGAAGCTTACTAATAATGAAAGTTTTTTAGACAAAGAGCTTGTATTGGCTCTGAGTATTTTAGCAGTATTGACAGTGGTGCCATTTATAGTTAAAAAAATTGTTAGAAAATAA
- the rpiA gene encoding ribose-5-phosphate isomerase RpiA: protein MFFNKKNNQDELKKLVAIEAAKLITPNITLGIGTGSTVKFLIEELINYKNKIAHIVSSSEDSTEKLKKLGFDVVDLNYAGEIDLYVDGADECNVHKELIKGGGAALTREKICVAAAKKFVCIIDESKKVDILGNFPLPIEVIPMARSYVAREIVKLGGQPVYREQTITDNGNIILDVHNLKIDNPLKLETELNQITGIVTNGIFALKPADTVIMAKKDGKVEIF from the coding sequence ATGTTCTTTAATAAAAAAAATAATCAAGACGAGTTAAAAAAGCTTGTTGCTATTGAAGCTGCTAAATTAATTACTCCAAATATAACCCTAGGTATTGGCACAGGTAGTACAGTTAAGTTTCTTATAGAAGAGCTTATTAACTATAAAAATAAAATTGCACACATAGTGTCTAGCTCCGAAGATTCTACTGAAAAATTAAAGAAACTAGGTTTTGATGTAGTAGATCTTAACTACGCTGGGGAAATTGATTTATACGTAGATGGTGCTGATGAGTGTAATGTCCATAAAGAGCTTATTAAAGGCGGGGGAGCTGCTTTGACACGTGAAAAAATATGTGTCGCTGCTGCAAAAAAATTCGTATGTATTATAGATGAGTCAAAAAAAGTTGATATTTTAGGTAACTTTCCTCTACCAATAGAAGTAATACCCATGGCTAGAAGCTATGTGGCTAGAGAAATAGTAAAACTTGGTGGCCAGCCGGTCTACAGAGAGCAAACTATTACAGATAATGGCAATATAATCTTAGATGTACATAACCTAAAAATTGATAACCCTCTAAAATTAGAAACTGAATTAAATCAAATAACAGGAATTGTCACTAATGGTATTTTTGCGTTAAAGCCTGCTGATACTGTTATTATGGCTAAAAAAGATGGAAAGGTTGAAATTTTCTAG
- the mnmG gene encoding tRNA uridine-5-carboxymethylaminomethyl(34) synthesis enzyme MnmG: MIYKTTYDVIVVGGGHAGVEAATASARTGAKTLLLTHNIDTIGQMSCNPAIGGIGKGHLVKEIDAMGGIMAKAIDMAGIQFRILNSRKGPAVRATRAQADRVLYKQAINTLVTNQENLDIFQDSVDDVVINNDIISGVITKTGITFKSKKVVLTVGTFLGGKIHIGKVSKSGGRAGDQPANALAARLRALPFRVDRLKTGTPPRIDKRSVDFSVMDVQHGDTPTPYFSFFSKGKIQHPQQIPCYITYTNQKTHEIITNNLDKSAMYGGLIEGIGPRYCPSIEDKVVRFAEKERHQIFVEPEGLESIELYPNGLSTSLPFEVQCEYIRSIKGFENAFIMRPGYAIEYDFFDPRDLKPTLETKFIKNLYFAGQINGTTGYEEAGAQGLVAGINAAISIDNDKAWYPTRANSYIGVLIDDLITKGTKEPYRMFTSRAEYRLILREDNADLRLSDIACQLGLLNNEDQKTFIDKKNTINEQINFMQNTWIGPQTQKARDLEKFLEKKMTRESTLFDLLKRPELDYKKLQQIPELNLNLSDEAIIEQIEISAKYSGYIERQNKDIAKLSIFEQKNIPVEFDYSQVKGLSNEVLQKLTEQKPTTLGEASRIPGITPAAISLLTIYMKKTGFIK; the protein is encoded by the coding sequence ATGATTTATAAAACTACTTATGATGTAATAGTTGTTGGTGGCGGTCATGCTGGTGTTGAAGCTGCTACTGCATCTGCTCGTACAGGAGCAAAAACACTACTCCTAACGCATAATATAGACACTATAGGACAGATGTCTTGTAACCCGGCTATTGGTGGAATTGGTAAGGGTCACCTAGTTAAAGAAATAGATGCTATGGGTGGCATCATGGCAAAAGCTATTGATATGGCAGGGATCCAGTTTAGAATTCTTAACTCACGTAAAGGTCCTGCTGTTAGAGCAACACGTGCCCAAGCAGATAGAGTTCTCTATAAACAAGCTATAAATACCCTTGTTACAAATCAAGAAAATCTTGATATATTTCAAGATTCTGTAGATGATGTTGTGATAAATAATGACATTATCTCTGGAGTTATAACTAAAACTGGCATCACATTTAAGTCTAAAAAAGTTGTTTTAACAGTTGGTACATTCTTAGGCGGGAAAATTCATATTGGTAAAGTATCAAAATCAGGTGGGCGTGCAGGCGACCAACCGGCTAACGCTTTAGCTGCTCGTCTTAGAGCACTACCATTTAGGGTAGATAGACTTAAAACTGGTACTCCTCCGCGTATTGACAAAAGAAGTGTTGATTTTAGTGTTATGGATGTTCAGCATGGTGATACTCCTACTCCTTATTTTTCTTTTTTTTCTAAAGGAAAAATACAACACCCACAGCAAATACCATGCTATATAACTTATACAAACCAAAAGACTCATGAAATAATCACAAATAACCTTGATAAATCAGCCATGTATGGTGGGCTGATAGAAGGCATAGGGCCTAGATATTGCCCCTCTATCGAAGACAAGGTAGTCAGATTTGCAGAAAAAGAAAGACACCAAATATTTGTAGAACCTGAAGGTTTAGAGAGCATTGAACTATATCCAAATGGTTTATCTACTAGCTTACCATTTGAGGTGCAATGTGAATATATCCGCTCTATAAAAGGTTTTGAAAATGCTTTTATTATGCGTCCAGGGTACGCTATAGAGTATGATTTTTTTGATCCTCGTGATCTTAAACCAACGTTAGAGACTAAATTTATTAAAAACTTATATTTTGCTGGTCAAATAAATGGTACTACTGGATACGAAGAAGCTGGCGCTCAAGGTTTAGTTGCTGGTATAAATGCTGCTATAAGTATTGATAATGATAAAGCATGGTACCCTACTCGTGCTAATAGTTATATTGGTGTACTTATTGATGATCTTATAACTAAAGGTACTAAAGAGCCTTATAGAATGTTTACTTCACGTGCTGAATATAGACTAATATTGCGTGAAGATAATGCTGACTTACGTTTATCAGATATAGCTTGCCAATTAGGTTTACTAAATAATGAAGATCAAAAAACTTTTATTGATAAGAAAAACACTATCAATGAACAGATAAACTTTATGCAAAATACATGGATAGGACCACAAACACAAAAAGCACGTGATTTAGAAAAATTCCTTGAAAAAAAGATGACCAGAGAAAGTACGCTTTTTGATCTTTTAAAACGCCCCGAGTTGGATTATAAAAAGTTACAACAAATACCTGAATTGAATTTAAATCTAAGCGATGAAGCTATAATTGAACAAATTGAGATATCTGCTAAATACTCTGGCTATATAGAACGCCAAAACAAAGATATTGCTAAATTATCGATTTTTGAACAAAAGAACATTCCAGTAGAGTTTGATTATTCTCAAGTCAAAGGATTATCAAATGAAGTCTTGCAAAAACTTACTGAACAAAAGCCAACAACGTTAGGAGAAGCTTCACGTATTCCAGGAATCACTCCTGCAGCAATATCTTTGCTAACAATATACATGAAAAAAACTGGTTTTATAAAATAA
- a CDS encoding FUSC family protein, protein MILFKNRLIDKLSDTTLLAYRVLIAASLGLVVSYGVFSFTGEHGFKDRIYWVVIAVISVAASTSTSVIYTRAKAIIIFSILGTSLGSVLLLVTQKIMINNSMASFITIAVFCGLALTLYIYTMFLNYATSVFFIHIYLVMFFGLFVGWDHELFIVRIVSVAIGTVCIVLVTFLTRGKKFLNIFTKEMYITYGEFKKILNNVDRNVPNRKLIFLVEKNIQLSEMLVNAKYEFSSNKRYYEYKKMILLMDELLINLKTYRALFIEQKKHNNELYADLVEYTNSQLKKNFEKLTIRYDRILIQKD, encoded by the coding sequence ATGATCTTATTTAAAAATAGACTTATAGATAAGCTTTCTGATACAACTTTATTGGCATATAGGGTTTTAATAGCAGCCTCATTGGGTTTGGTTGTGAGCTATGGGGTTTTTAGTTTTACTGGAGAGCATGGGTTTAAGGATAGAATCTATTGGGTTGTAATTGCAGTTATAAGTGTTGCAGCAAGTACTAGCACTAGCGTTATATATACCAGGGCGAAAGCTATTATTATATTTTCTATCCTTGGAACGTCATTAGGATCAGTTTTACTATTAGTTACCCAGAAGATTATGATAAATAACAGTATGGCTAGTTTTATAACTATAGCTGTATTTTGTGGCTTGGCTTTGACATTGTATATTTACACTATGTTTTTAAATTATGCTACAAGCGTATTTTTTATACATATATACTTGGTTATGTTTTTTGGTTTGTTTGTTGGCTGGGATCATGAACTCTTTATTGTAAGAATAGTAAGTGTAGCTATCGGTACAGTTTGTATTGTGCTTGTTACATTTTTGACTAGAGGTAAAAAGTTTTTGAATATTTTTACCAAAGAAATGTATATAACTTATGGGGAATTTAAGAAAATACTCAATAATGTTGACAGAAATGTTCCAAACCGAAAATTAATTTTTTTAGTTGAAAAAAACATACAACTCAGTGAAATGCTTGTGAATGCTAAATATGAATTTTCGTCTAATAAAAGATACTACGAGTATAAAAAAATGATATTGCTTATGGACGAACTTTTAATAAATTTGAAAACTTATCGAGCTTTATTTATTGAGCAAAAGAAACATAATAACGAGCTATATGCCGATTTGGTAGAGTATACCAATAGCCAGCTCAAAAAGAATTTTGAAAAACTAACAATTAGGTATGATAGGATTCTAATACAAAAAGATTAA
- a CDS encoding exodeoxyribonuclease I yields MYNNQTFLFYDLETSGINNSFDQILQFAAVRTDLNFNEVERFNFFVKLNPDTTPSPTATITHHISIAQANSQGVSEYQAVRKIHKIINTPETISIGYNTLGFDDEFLRFAFFKNMLPPYTHQYKNGCFRADLFPIVACYHLFFNEALEWPETVDKEGDKKVSLKLENLNTVNNLYSEGRAHDAITDVLVTVELAKKLKKANPKMWQFLLDRFNKQNDEQVLNQLDIGVSINNTHYKQAIAISGAFGYSSNFMSAILDLGQHRHYKNQEIFLRLDNYLFSDFIEEFGSLEAEHWRLTIAKKWGDIPVILPAKTRFVGKLPQQRLDLIKANKEFIKDNPEILVSFVEYVLEYKYPEIENIDSDAAIYQSDFMTTADEKGCDKFHSLAVTQKAQMLDQLPKSYYDRAVRIIGRLDFSKLPEKAQYEFQKYLNKIVSLEKEELLVDHKACKRVTLEEIYKEIEHLRETQELTEEQHSLLYELEEYLF; encoded by the coding sequence ATGTATAATAATCAAACATTTCTATTTTATGACTTAGAAACCAGTGGAATTAATAACTCTTTTGACCAGATTTTGCAATTTGCAGCTGTGAGGACCGACCTTAACTTTAATGAAGTTGAGAGATTTAACTTTTTTGTAAAATTAAACCCTGATACTACACCATCTCCAACAGCTACGATAACACATCATATATCTATAGCTCAAGCCAATTCACAGGGCGTATCAGAATATCAGGCTGTTAGAAAAATCCATAAAATAATTAATACACCAGAAACCATTAGCATAGGTTATAATACACTTGGATTTGATGATGAGTTTTTAAGGTTCGCTTTTTTTAAGAATATGTTACCTCCCTATACTCATCAGTACAAAAATGGCTGCTTTAGGGCGGATTTGTTTCCAATAGTTGCTTGTTATCATTTATTTTTTAATGAAGCTTTAGAGTGGCCTGAAACTGTAGATAAAGAAGGTGATAAAAAAGTTTCTCTAAAACTTGAGAATTTAAATACCGTAAATAATTTGTATAGTGAGGGTCGAGCTCACGATGCTATTACAGATGTTTTAGTAACGGTTGAATTAGCAAAAAAACTCAAAAAAGCTAATCCTAAAATGTGGCAGTTTTTACTAGATAGATTTAATAAGCAAAACGATGAGCAAGTTTTGAATCAGCTTGATATTGGTGTTAGTATAAATAATACGCATTACAAGCAGGCTATAGCTATAAGTGGTGCTTTTGGCTATAGCAGTAATTTCATGTCAGCTATTTTGGATTTAGGCCAGCATAGGCACTACAAAAACCAAGAAATTTTTCTACGTTTAGATAATTATTTGTTTAGTGATTTTATAGAGGAGTTTGGTAGTTTAGAGGCTGAACATTGGAGATTAACTATTGCTAAAAAGTGGGGAGATATACCAGTTATTCTACCAGCTAAAACTCGCTTTGTTGGGAAGTTACCGCAGCAAAGGCTAGATCTTATAAAAGCAAATAAAGAGTTTATAAAGGATAATCCTGAGATTTTAGTTAGTTTTGTTGAGTATGTTTTAGAGTATAAGTATCCGGAAATAGAAAATATCGATAGTGATGCAGCTATATATCAAAGTGATTTTATGACTACTGCTGATGAGAAGGGTTGTGATAAATTTCATAGTTTAGCTGTTACACAAAAAGCACAAATGTTAGATCAGTTACCTAAAAGTTATTATGATAGAGCTGTACGAATAATTGGTAGGTTGGATTTTTCTAAGTTACCAGAGAAAGCTCAATATGAGTTTCAAAAGTATTTAAATAAAATAGTGAGTTTAGAAAAAGAGGAACTTTTAGTAGATCATAAAGCTTGTAAAAGAGTAACTTTAGAAGAGATTTATAAAGAAATAGAACATTTAAGAGAAACACAAGAGCTGACAGAAGAACAACATTCTTTATTATATGAGTTAGAGGAGTATCTTTTTTAA